The following is a genomic window from Oncorhynchus masou masou isolate Uvic2021 chromosome 6, UVic_Omas_1.1, whole genome shotgun sequence.
TctcactggttagaggacaacctgCAGAAGACAGTCTGGATTTTGGAGTGATGCATTTAAATGTAGGGGTCGCTAAACAAAGGAACGCAACACTTATTTGTCATCACTCATCAATATCATGTAGAAATCAAttgtgctgagaggagagagaggaggttgcaCGTCCTGTTAAAACTAACAGCTCAAAAACCATACGGAATCTCGAAATAATGTGTACATCACTGGTTAGAGGATCATTTGTAGAaaacagctagctacattttgaagtgttgGATTTCTATTCCAGTGGGTCACCAACGTGGTAAGTGTAACACAACTCTTTTTTTTGTTAGTCACTTTTTGTTAAAGATTTTCACCCTGGGGCTAATATCCATATCATGCTGAAATCAATTGATAAGGGGGCAAACGTTTAGgcttctacattgtgacattattaaaatactcctactacaatgttaaaacattctacattgagACATTAattcattgatatcatgaaacaactccTTCGTGTATTTTCTGATATTTGATCAGAGATCTTTTATTAGATTATCTCTGGTCACAGCTATGaaatttctctcctgtgtgtgttctctggtgtcgaGTCAGAATGTTAGATGTaataaaactcttcccacattgatcacagctatagggTTTCTCTTCTGTGTGTCTTCTTTGGTGCACTGTTAGATGGCCAGATtgaccaaaactcttcccacattgaccacagctataaggtttctctcctgtgtgtgttctctggtgtacagtCAGATGActagatgtagtaaaactcttcccacattgaccacagctataaggtttctctcctgtgtgtgttctctggtgtagagtcagaTTGCTAGATtcagtaaaactcttcccacattgaccacagctataaggtttctctcctgtgtgtcttcTCTGGTGTCGAGTCAGAATGTTAGATGTAATAAAActtttcccacattgatcacagctatagggtttctctcctgtgtgtattctctggtgcacTGTCAGATCGCTAGATTGAACAAAACGCTTACCACATTGATCACAGATATAaggtttttctcctgtgtgtgttctctggtgtacaatAAGATGgctagatgtagtaaaactcatcccacattgagtacagctAAAATATTTCTCTCCCGTGTGGATTCTCTGATGAATGCCTGATGAGGAGGTGAATCTCTTTCCTGTGGATCTCTGCAGGTGTTTCTtgaggtgttctgatctggagagactcatctctgcctcgtcagcatcatgaggttgttgaggCTCCGCAGAGGATCCACAATAGtcacgtctctctcctgtgtgaacaacaaagtcagacTGATGGTTAAAGGCCTACAACAGCAGAAATTCACTGTAAAGAGTAGCCATGATGTTGTACAACAATTGACGTCTGTAATCAATGTTCAAATTATTTGACAATTTTCTTAAAATGAGCAAGAATAGtcatattttgtcttgttttcacattaGTAGTAAAATTGATGATTGTAGGTTAGAAATAAGTTAAAGTTGCTGAAACTCTAAGCAGTGTGCCAGACGACGTTTGGTCTCCAATATAGGCCCCTTTCTGTGTTAAATAAAATTGAGGCACGAGGGCGATGCACACATAATTTGAATGCAGAAACTCCAAccctgctaatgaggaaaccgaTAGCCacaagcacagtcagtgtagtcagctcagctatccccattgagaccgtgtctgtgcctcgacctagggtgggcaaaactaaacatggcggtgttcccttgagcaatctcactggaataaagacttCCAtccctgtcattattgaaagagattgtgatatcgctcatctcaaaatagggctactgaatgttagatccctcacttccaaggcagttatagtcaatgaactaatcataatcttgatgtgattggcctgactgaaatatGGCTTaatcctgatgaatttactgtgttaaatgaggcctcacctcctggttacactagtgaccatatcccccgcgcaaaggcggaggtgttgatAACATTTACGACAGCAAATTTCATTTTacaaagaaaaaataaataaattgtgttTTGATcatctagtcatgaaatctatacagccgactcaatcactttttatagctattgtttacaggcctcctgggccatatacagcgttcgtcactgagttccctgatttcctatcggaccttgtagtcaaggcagataatattcaaatttttggtgactttaatattcacatggaaaagtccacagacccactccaaaatgctttcggagccatcatcgactcagtgggttttgtccaacatgtctccggacctactcactgccccagtcatactctggacctagttttgtcccatgaaataaatgttgtggatctaaatgttttttcctcataatcctggactatcggaccattttattacgtttgcaatcgcaacaaataatctgctcagaccccgaccaaggatcatcaaaagtcgtgctataaattctcagacaacccaaagattcctggaattcccttccagactccctccgtcTACCAAaggatgtcagaggacaaaaatctgttaaccacctaactgaggaactcaatttaactttgtgcaataccctagatgcactTGCACccttaaaaactaaaaacatttgtcataagaaactagctcactggtatacagaaaatacccgagctctgaagcaagcttccagacaattggaacggaaatggtgccactccaaactggaagtcttctgactagcttggaaagacagtaccgcgcagtatcgaagagccctcactgctgctcaatcatcctatttttccaacttaattgaggaaaataagaacaatccgaaatttatttttgatactgtcgcaaagctaactaaaaagcagcattccccaagagaggatggctttcacttcagcagtgataaattcatgaacttctttgaggaaaagataatgatcattagaaagcaagttacggactcctctttaaatctgcgtattcctccaaaactcagttgtcctgagtctgcacaactctgccgggacctaggatcaagggagacactcaagtcttgacacaatgatgaaaataatcatggcctctaaaccttcaagctgcatactggaccctattccaactaaactactgaaagagctgcttcatgtgcttggccctcctatgttgaacataataaacacaacaagtggcagtaataaagcctctcttgaaaaagccaaaccttgacccagaaaatatttttaaaactATCGgttgaatctcccattcctctcaaaatttttagaaaaagctgttgtgcagcaactcactgccttcctggagacaaacaatgtattcaaaacgcttcagtctggctttagaccccatcatagcactgagactgcacttgtgaaggtggtaaattaccttttaatggcatcagactgaggctctgcatctgtcctcgtgctcctagaccttagtgttgcttttgataccatcgaacaccacattcttttggagagattggaaacccaaattggtctacacggacaagttctggcctggtttagatcttacctgttggaaagatatcagtttgtctctgtggatggtttgtcctctgacaaatcaactgtacatttcggtgttgctcaaggttccgttttaggaccacaattgttttcactatataatctacctcttggtgatgtcattcggaatcataatgttaactttcactgctatgtggatgacacaccttggcgttactctggacttGAAGTCGACTAATtaggatttttcaacgccgattccgattattggaggaccaaaaaagcagataccgattaatcggccgatttttatttatttatttgtaataatgacaattacaacaatactgaattaacacttattttaacttaatataaaac
Proteins encoded in this region:
- the LOC135542401 gene encoding zinc finger protein 664-like; translation: MSSLSYSPPDKEEAVCWTEQESRVKEEEEEEAVTVQKQEEGEAVTVKEEEKYVSVKKEEDTFRVKEEDDVTVKEEEEEEKDVTIQKQVEGEAVTVKEEEKDVSVKEEEDAFRVKEEDVTVNEEKEDVVYGVKEEEGEITVTLEEEEEVGDLFNTRERRDYCGSSAEPQQPHDADEAEMSLSRSEHLKKHLQRSTGKRFTSSSGIHQRIHTGEKYFSCTQCGMSFTTSSHLIVHQRTHTGEKPYICDQCGKRFVQSSDLTVHQRIHTGEKPYSCDQCGKSFITSNILTRHQRRHTGEKPYSCGQCGKSFTESSNLTLHQRTHTGEKPYSCGQCGKSFTTSSHLTVHQRTHTGEKPYSCGQCGKSFGQSGHLTVHQRRHTEEKPYSCDQCGKSFITSNILTRHQRTHTGEKFHSCDQR